In the Loxodonta africana isolate mLoxAfr1 chromosome 1, mLoxAfr1.hap2, whole genome shotgun sequence genome, one interval contains:
- the LOC100670099 gene encoding gamma-aminobutyric acid receptor subunit rho-2, with amino-acid sequence MTLYLRHYWKDERLAFPSTSNKSMTFDGRLVKKIWVPDVFFVHSKRSFTHDTTTDNIMLRVFPDGHVLYSMRITVTAMCNMDFSHFPLDSQTCSLELESYAYTDEDLMLYWKNGDESLKTDEKISLSQFLIQKFHTTSRLAFYSSTGWYNRLYINFTLRRHIFFFLLQTYFPATLMVMLSWVSFWIDRRAVPARVSLGITTVLTMSTIITGVNASMPRVSYIKAVDIYLWVSFVFVFLSVLEYAAVNYLTTVQEWKERKLQDKFPCTCGMLHSRTMMLDGSYSESEANSLAGYPRSHILTEEERQDKIVVHLALSNESNSSRKKGLLKGQMGLCIFQNTHAIDKYSRMIFPASFIFFNLIYWSVFS; translated from the exons ATGACCCTGTACCTACGGCATTATTGGAAGGATGAGAGGCTGGCCTTTCCCAGCACCAGCAACAAGAGCATGACCTTCGATGGCCGGCTGGTAAAGAAGATCTGGGTCCCTGACGTCTTCTTTGTTCACTCCAAAAGGTCATTCACCCATGATACTACCACTGACAACATCATGCTGAGGGTTTTTCCAGATGGCCATGTGCTGTACAGCATGAG GATTACGGTCACCGCTATGTGCAACATGGACTTCAGCCACTTTCCCCTGGACTCGCAAACCTGCTCATTGGAGCTGGAAAGCT ATGCATACACAGATGAAGATCTGATGCTGTATTGGAAGAATGGGGACGAGTCGCTGAAAACAGATGAGAAGATCTCCCTGTCTCAGTTTCTGATCCAGAAGTTTCACACCACTTCCAGACTGGCCTTCTACAGCAGCACGG GCTGGTACAACCGTCTGTACATTAACTTCACTCTGCGTCGCCACATCTTCTTCTTTTTGCTCCAAACCTATTTCCCTGCCACCCTGATGGTCATGCTGTCCTGGGTATCCTTCTGGATCGACCGGAGAGCTGTGCCTGCTAGAGTTTCACTGG GTATCACCACGGTGCTGACCATGTCCACCATCATTACGGGTGTGAATGCCTCCATGCCCCGTGTCTCCTACATCAAGGCCGTGGACATCTACCTCTGGGTCAGCTTCGTGTTTGTGTTCCTCTCGGTGCTGGAGTATGCAGCTGTCAACTACCTGACAACGGTGCAGGAGTGGAAGGAACGGAAGCTGCAGGATAAG TTCCCATGCACGTGTGGAATGCTTCACTCAAGAACCATGATGCTGGATGGAAGCTACAGTGAGTCTGAGGCCAACAGCCTGGCTGGGTACCCAAGAAGCCATATTTTGACAGAAGAAGAAAGGCAAGACAAAATAGTGGTCCACCTGGCCCTGAGCAATGAATCCAACTCCTCCAGGAAGAAGGGGCTTCTGAAGGGCCAGATGGGTCTTTGCATATTCCAGAACACTCATGCCATTGACAAATACTCCAGGATGATATTCCCTGCCTCCTTCATATTTTTCAATTTAATTTATTGGTCAGTGTTTTCCTAG